In the genome of Oncorhynchus clarkii lewisi isolate Uvic-CL-2024 chromosome 22, UVic_Ocla_1.0, whole genome shotgun sequence, one region contains:
- the LOC139380740 gene encoding reticulon-4 receptor-like 2, with protein MDPSHWFIFIMYVIPFTFKKITACYDGCSCLTDIKYINCSGGNLTTPLRNVPHNTEYLDLSRNLLTVLQAGSFGTLWSLRVLLLKENNLSHVDDGAFSSLRGLRRLDLSHNHLSALGPGFSLGLESLTELLLDHNHLTVMESGTFHSLDSLQKLDLSSNLISTVKPRALGYLTGLRQLHLEGNHLTSLGSGLFSTLRSLEVLGLRGNLISSTEPGVFAPMSSLTLLDLALNRLSTLGYRTLLSIHTPSLHVLLEGNPWHCDCDLQRVFRKLSSIHRVFLDDYQELRCSQPTELQGRSMGEVDDELCVGETVTVLILTVTVVITVVAAIIMAEKNKKNSVAKNWEESVGLDTYCDNYN; from the coding sequence TTCATCATGTATGTTATCCCTTTTACATTCAAGAAAATTACTGCTTGCTATGACGGGTGCAGCTGCCTCACAGATATAAAATATATCAACTGTTCGGGTGGGAATCTTACCACTCCTCTTAGGAATGTCCCCCACAACACAGAGTACTTGGACCTGTCCAGAAACCTGTTGACAGTGCTCCAAGCAGGTTCATTTGGGACCCTGTGGAGCCTGAGGGTGCTCCTTTTAAAAGAGAACAACCTCAGCCATGTAGATGACGGAGCTTTCTCCTCCCTCCGGGGGTTGAGGAGGCTGGACCTGAGCCATAACCACCTTTCTGCCCTGGGGCCTGGCTTCTCCCTGGGCCTTGAATCCCTAACCGAGCTCCTGCTGGATCACAACCATCTCACCGTCATGGAGAGTGGGACCTTCCACAGCCTGGATAGCCTCCAGAAGCTGGACCTGAGCAGCAACCTAATCTCCACAGTAAAGCCCAGAGCCCTGGGTTACCTGACTGGCCTGCGCCAGCTCCACCTGGAGGGGAACCATCTAACCTCCCTGGGTTCAGGCCTCTTCTCCACGCTGCGCTCCCTGGAGGTGCTGGGCCTTCGGGGGAACTTGATCAGCTCCACTGAGCCAGGAGTCTTCGCCCCTATGTCTTCCCTAACTCTGTTGGACCTGGCCCTCAACCGCCTAAGCACCCTGGGCTACAGGACCCTGTTGAGCATCCACACCCCCAGCCTCCATGTCCTGTTGGAGGGCAACCCCTGGCACTGTGATTGCGACCTGCAGAGGGTGTTCAGGAAGTTGTCCAGCATCCACAGGGTCTTCCTGGATGACTACCAGGAGCTGAGGTGCAGCCAGCCCACCGAGCTACAGGGCAGGTCCATGGGAGAAGTGGATGATGAGCTGTGTGTCGGAGAGACTGTGACAGTGCTCATTCTGACGGTCACCGTGGTGATCACCGTGGTAGCTGCCATTATCATGGCGGAGAAGAACAAGAAGAATAGCGTGGCTAAGAACTGGGAGGAGAGCGTGGGGCTGGACACCTACTGTGACAATTACAATTAA